A stretch of the Camelina sativa cultivar DH55 unplaced genomic scaffold, Cs unpScaffold00382, whole genome shotgun sequence genome encodes the following:
- the LOC109131523 gene encoding lipoxygenase 2, chloroplastic-like codes for MPVEEPTDEELKEFYETPEKVMLNTYPSQKQATLVMVTLDLLSTHSPDEEYIGEYPEASWANEPIIYAAYERLKGRLQYLEGVIDERNVTLSLKNRAGAGVVKYELLKPTSKHGVTGMGVPYSISI; via the coding sequence ATGCCAGTGGAAGAACCGACAGATGAAGAGCTAAAGGAGTTCTATGAGACGCCAGAAAAAGTGATGCTTAATACATACCCATCTCAGAAACAAGCGACGTTAGTGATGGTCACTTTGGATCTTTTATCAACTCATTCACCTGATGAAGAGTACATCGGAGAATACCCAGAAGCATCTTGGGCCAACGAACCTATCATCTATGCTGCTTATGAACGTCTCAAAGGCAGGCTCCAATATCTAGAAGGAGTGATAGATGAGAGAAACGTGACCCTTTCTCTAAAGAATAGAGCGGGAGCTGGTGTAGTTAAGTATGAGCTTTTGAAGCCCACCTCTAAGCATGGTGTTACCGGAATGGGGGTTCCCTACAGTATTTCTATTTAA